The following proteins come from a genomic window of Blattabacterium cuenoti:
- the glmS gene encoding glutamine--fructose-6-phosphate transaminase (isomerizing), which translates to MCGIIGYLGYREAYPILISGLKKLEYRGYDSSGIAVFFENGYNLYKRKGRVHELERKISSYRIKIKGTMGIGHTRWATHGIPDNINAHPHVSNSNELIMIHNGIIENYYAIKIILLKNGFTFKSKTDTEVLVNLIEYIKEENKLSLKEAVRISLNEIVGAYSIAIVEKSHPETIIIAKLGSPLSLGINEKEFFVSSDPISFIDYTKNVLYLKDGEMAILKKGEELDLRKIIDNHRLNPIIKQLQINLKEIEKGKYKSFMLKEIYEQPKTILDTLRGRLLIPEKIICIDGIESNKNIFINAKCITIIACGTSWHASLIGEYLLEELARIRVEVEYASEFRYRNPIVEKKDIVIVISQSGETADTLAALKLAKKKGAFVFGICNVVGSSIARNVDAGAYTHAGPEISVASTKAFTAQITVLVLLALIIGKYRSTINDNRYKFLCEELGSIPEKVDYALKTDDIIKKISQVYHSVNNFLYLGRGINFPVALEGALKLKEISYLHAEGYPAAEMKHGPIALVDETMPVFVIATKNECYNKIIGNIQEIKARKGKIIAIVNDDDIQVNMLADHVIKIPNISEILSPLITVIPLQLFAYQIAYIRGKNVDQPRNLAKSVTVE; encoded by the coding sequence ATGTGTGGTATAATTGGTTATTTGGGTTATAGAGAAGCTTATCCTATTCTTATTAGTGGATTAAAAAAATTGGAATATAGAGGATATGATAGTTCTGGTATTGCTGTTTTTTTTGAAAATGGATATAATTTATATAAGAGAAAGGGAAGAGTTCATGAATTGGAACGAAAAATTTCTTCATATAGAATTAAAATAAAAGGAACAATGGGAATTGGGCATACAAGATGGGCTACTCATGGAATCCCAGATAATATTAACGCTCATCCCCATGTTTCTAATTCTAATGAATTGATTATGATTCATAATGGAATTATAGAAAATTATTATGCTATTAAAATTATTCTGTTGAAAAATGGATTTACTTTTAAGAGTAAAACAGATACAGAGGTTCTTGTTAATTTGATTGAATATATTAAAGAAGAAAATAAATTATCTTTAAAAGAAGCGGTAAGAATTTCATTAAATGAAATTGTTGGTGCATATTCTATTGCTATAGTGGAAAAATCTCATCCCGAAACAATTATTATTGCAAAATTGGGAAGTCCTTTGTCTTTGGGAATTAATGAAAAAGAATTTTTTGTTTCATCTGATCCCATTTCTTTTATAGATTATACAAAAAATGTTCTTTATTTAAAAGATGGAGAAATGGCAATCCTTAAAAAAGGAGAGGAATTAGATCTTAGAAAGATTATAGATAACCATAGATTAAATCCAATTATTAAACAACTTCAAATCAACTTAAAAGAAATTGAGAAAGGAAAATATAAATCTTTCATGTTGAAAGAAATATATGAACAACCTAAAACAATTTTAGATACTTTACGAGGTAGATTATTAATTCCAGAAAAAATTATTTGCATTGATGGAATTGAATCTAACAAAAATATTTTTATAAATGCTAAATGTATAACCATAATAGCATGTGGGACCTCATGGCATGCCAGTTTAATAGGAGAATATTTATTAGAAGAATTGGCACGTATTCGTGTAGAAGTAGAGTATGCTTCTGAATTTCGCTATAGAAACCCTATTGTAGAAAAAAAAGATATCGTCATTGTAATTTCTCAATCAGGAGAAACAGCTGATACTTTAGCCGCTTTGAAATTAGCAAAAAAAAAAGGAGCTTTTGTGTTTGGTATTTGCAATGTAGTAGGATCATCCATCGCACGAAATGTAGATGCAGGAGCTTATACACATGCAGGTCCTGAAATCAGTGTAGCTTCTACGAAAGCTTTTACAGCACAAATTACAGTTCTTGTTTTATTGGCTTTAATTATAGGAAAATATAGATCTACGATTAATGATAATCGTTATAAATTTTTATGTGAAGAACTTGGATCTATTCCAGAAAAAGTTGATTATGCATTAAAAACGGATGATATTATAAAAAAAATATCTCAAGTATATCATAGTGTAAATAATTTTCTTTATTTAGGTAGAGGGATTAATTTTCCGGTAGCTTTAGAAGGGGCTTTAAAATTAAAAGAGATATCCTACCTTCATGCGGAAGGCTATCCTGCAGCAGAAATGAAACATGGTCCGATAGCTTTAGTTGATGAAACTATGCCAGTATTTGTTATTGCGACAAAAAATGAGTGTTACAATAAAATTATAGGAAATATTCAAGAAATAAAAGCTAGAAAAGGAAAAATTATAGCGATTGTTAATGACGATGATATTCAAGTTAATATGTTAGCAGATCATGTGATAAAAATACCGAATATTTCTGAAATACTTAGTCCGTTAATAACGGTTATTCCTCTTCAATTATTTGCTTATCAAATTGCCTATATTCGTGGAAAAAATGTAGATCAACCAAGAAATTTGGCAAAATCAGTAACAGTAGAATAA
- a CDS encoding glycogen/starch synthase — protein MTGKRILYVSSDLFPFSSENPISLSVLKATKFMQSIGNDVRIFMPRFGVINERRHQLHEVIRLSGMNLVINDIDQPLLIKVASIPDARLQVYFIDNEEYFKRKAIDEDENEVFFIDNDERALFFTKGVLETVKRLNWKPDIIHIYGWISSLIPLYIKNFYKNDPVYKNVKIIVSIYNKPFKGFLNKDIIQKIKFDGITSRKLKLLENPNYFNLIKLCMYFSDAIIKGDLFFTEEIESFIKLNKLLVLKYYPVEEIENVYQQFYKETILEQIN, from the coding sequence ATGACAGGTAAACGTATATTATATGTTTCTTCGGATTTATTTCCTTTTTCTTCAGAGAATCCGATATCCTTATCGGTATTAAAAGCCACTAAGTTTATGCAATCAATAGGAAACGATGTACGTATATTTATGCCTCGTTTTGGAGTCATAAATGAAAGAAGACATCAATTACATGAAGTTATTCGTTTATCAGGCATGAATTTAGTGATTAATGATATTGATCAACCTTTATTAATAAAAGTAGCATCTATTCCTGATGCTAGATTACAAGTTTATTTTATAGATAACGAAGAATATTTCAAAAGAAAAGCAATAGATGAAGATGAAAATGAAGTTTTTTTTATAGACAATGATGAAAGAGCTTTATTTTTTACAAAAGGAGTTTTAGAAACTGTAAAAAGACTAAATTGGAAACCTGATATTATTCATATATATGGATGGATAAGTTCTTTGATTCCTTTATATATTAAAAATTTTTATAAAAATGATCCTGTATATAAAAATGTAAAAATTATCGTATCTATTTATAATAAACCTTTTAAGGGTTTTTTGAATAAAGATATTATTCAAAAAATAAAATTTGATGGTATAACATCCAGAAAATTAAAATTGTTGGAAAATCCAAATTATTTTAATTTAATCAAATTATGTATGTATTTCTCAGATGCAATTATAAAAGGAGATCTTTTTTTTACAGAAGAAATAGAAAGTTTTATAAAATTGAATAAACTATTAGTATTAAAATATTATCCTGTAGAAGAAATAGAAAATGTTTATCAACAATTTTATAAAGAAACTATTTTAGAACAAATAAATTAA
- the rnr gene encoding ribonuclease R — MKKKIKKKYYNNLSTGFIKITNHGYAFVHIKKLQKDVFIPKNKTHKALEGDLVKIRFYYNRKGVKMEGEVLKIIKRKTKQFIGILKKSNIKFDDQYGIVHNNNIHVDILVSMKKLEKYHHNDKVLVQIISWPKKLKNPLGKIIKVFGSSGEYKTEIYSLLEEYKISYNFSKKIENEAKKIFSEQITDLRFRRDMRNVNTFTIDPLNAKDFDDALSIRKLNTDIWEIGVHISDVSHYIKEGSLLDQEAYSRATSIYFVGKVVPMFPKILSNDLCSLQPKKDKLSFSYIFNINSKGEILKNWFGKTIIRSDRKFTYEEVQCIIDQKEGDYYEDIYTLFSFSKILIQNRLKNGGIYLEKVEVKFHLDEKNNPISLHLEKNNDAHRLIEEFMLLTNRKISEFVSLNLNGIPSNKLYIYRVHDKPDFQKILSLKKIIEPLGYFLDLKNLKTAINHLLKQIKGKPEQNMIENLILRSMSKAKYSTKNIGHYGLSFIYYTHFTSPIRRYSDIIAHRLLYYYLNKTRNTNEKYKLKTMECYEKQTLHCSYKERLAIDIEREFLKFIQVKYIIKFIGKEFYGIITGFTDWSVYIDLLLFQTEGMVRLRDIKEDSYILNPNNYSIIGKTKRKTYYLGDKVKVKLMNVNLEKKQIILDWIDYI; from the coding sequence ATGAAAAAAAAAATAAAAAAGAAATATTACAATAATTTATCTACAGGATTTATTAAAATTACTAATCATGGATATGCATTTGTTCACATAAAGAAATTACAAAAAGATGTTTTTATTCCAAAAAATAAAACCCATAAAGCATTAGAAGGTGATTTAGTAAAAATTAGATTTTATTATAATCGAAAAGGAGTGAAAATGGAAGGAGAAGTATTAAAAATCATAAAAAGAAAAACTAAACAATTTATTGGAATTTTAAAAAAATCAAATATCAAATTTGATGATCAATATGGAATTGTACATAATAATAATATTCATGTAGATATTTTAGTTTCCATGAAAAAATTGGAGAAGTATCATCACAATGATAAGGTTTTAGTTCAAATCATATCATGGCCTAAAAAATTGAAAAATCCTTTGGGAAAAATCATAAAAGTATTCGGATCTTCTGGAGAATACAAGACAGAAATTTATTCTTTATTAGAAGAATATAAAATATCCTATAATTTTTCAAAAAAAATAGAAAATGAAGCTAAAAAAATTTTTTCCGAACAAATTACAGATCTAAGATTTAGAAGAGATATGCGAAACGTAAATACTTTTACTATAGATCCTTTAAATGCAAAAGATTTTGATGATGCTCTTTCTATTAGAAAATTGAATACTGATATTTGGGAAATAGGAGTACATATCTCTGATGTTTCTCATTATATAAAAGAAGGTAGTTTATTAGATCAAGAAGCATATTCACGTGCTACATCAATTTACTTTGTAGGAAAAGTTGTTCCTATGTTTCCAAAAATATTATCTAATGATCTTTGTTCTTTACAACCAAAAAAAGATAAATTAAGTTTTTCTTATATTTTTAATATAAATAGTAAAGGAGAAATATTGAAAAATTGGTTTGGAAAAACCATAATACGATCTGATCGAAAGTTCACATATGAAGAAGTTCAATGTATTATAGATCAAAAAGAAGGAGATTATTATGAAGATATTTACACATTATTTTCATTTTCTAAAATATTAATTCAAAATCGATTAAAAAATGGAGGAATTTATCTGGAAAAAGTGGAAGTAAAGTTTCATCTAGATGAAAAAAACAATCCAATATCTTTACATTTGGAAAAAAACAATGATGCTCATCGTTTAATTGAAGAATTTATGTTATTAACTAATCGAAAAATTTCAGAATTTGTTAGCTTAAATTTGAATGGAATACCTTCTAATAAACTATACATTTACAGGGTACATGATAAACCGGATTTTCAGAAGATTCTATCTCTTAAAAAAATTATAGAACCTTTAGGTTATTTTTTAGATTTAAAAAATTTAAAAACTGCTATAAATCATTTACTGAAACAAATCAAAGGAAAACCAGAACAAAATATGATTGAAAATTTAATTCTTCGTTCCATGAGTAAAGCTAAATATTCTACAAAAAATATAGGACATTATGGTTTATCTTTCATATATTATACGCATTTTACTTCTCCCATAAGAAGATATTCAGATATAATTGCTCATCGTTTATTATATTATTATTTAAATAAAACAAGGAATACAAATGAAAAATACAAACTTAAAACGATGGAATGTTATGAAAAACAAACCTTACATTGTAGTTATAAAGAACGTTTAGCTATAGATATAGAAAGAGAATTTCTAAAATTCATACAAGTAAAATATATAATAAAATTTATAGGAAAAGAATTTTATGGTATTATTACAGGATTTACTGATTGGAGTGTTTATATTGATTTATTATTGTTTCAAACTGAAGGAATGGTAAGATTACGTGATATTAAAGAAGATTCTTATATTTTAAATCCGAATAATTATAGTATAATTGGAAAAACAAAAAGAAAAACTTATTATTTAGGAGATAAAGTAAAAGTAAAACTTATGAATGTCAATCTAGAAAAAAAACAAATAATTCTTGATTGGATTGATTATATATAA
- the coaD gene encoding pantetheine-phosphate adenylyltransferase — protein MNKKIAVFPGSFDPITLGHYDIIIRSLNLFDKIVIAIGKNFEKKNMFPLKKRKQWIQKTFLSLSQKIEIDSFNGLTISFCIKRKAKFLLRGIRNQLDFEFEKNIFLINKELYKKHIIETVFLFSSYNKSHISSYFVRDVIKNGGDYTIFVPSSVRI, from the coding sequence ATGAATAAAAAAATAGCAGTATTTCCTGGATCTTTTGATCCTATTACTTTAGGACATTATGATATTATTATTAGGAGTTTAAATTTGTTTGACAAAATTGTTATAGCTATAGGAAAAAATTTTGAAAAAAAAAATATGTTTCCTCTTAAAAAAAGAAAACAGTGGATACAAAAAACTTTTTTAAGTTTATCACAGAAAATAGAGATCGATTCATTCAACGGATTAACAATTTCTTTTTGCATAAAAAGAAAAGCTAAATTTTTATTAAGAGGAATACGAAATCAATTGGATTTTGAATTTGAAAAAAATATATTTTTGATAAATAAAGAATTATACAAAAAACATATTATTGAAACAGTTTTTCTTTTTTCTTCTTATAATAAATCTCATATAAGTTCTTATTTTGTGAGAGATGTGATAAAAAATGGAGGAGATTATACAATATTCGTTCCTTCTTCTGTTAGAATATAA
- a CDS encoding PSP1 domain-containing protein, protein MNKSCYHCLNKCVKKENFLKKKCYELNILDWLSNIQSPFEDKKYNIVEIQFKNNRKEFFLNQENISLDQGDIVTVETKSGIGYDVGVVYLTGELVRLQIKNQTINSNTFKKIYRKSTYKEVNIWKYLKKKEITILFKAKKIAKNLNLIMKICDVEYQGDGVKAIFYYTAENRIDFRELIKKLSFHFHTRIEMRQIGSRQEAAKIGGIGSCGRELCCSTWLKKFKSVTTNSARYQQLSINIQKLTGQCSKLKCCLNYELDAYLDAIKNFPDFNRKIYTKKGVAQCMKIDVFKQKMWFSYIKNPNTWFKIEVKKIKEILEKNKIAPSLEKLSTINTIQKTELTFKDLSI, encoded by the coding sequence ATGAACAAATCATGCTATCATTGTTTAAATAAATGTGTAAAAAAAGAAAATTTTTTAAAAAAAAAATGTTATGAACTTAATATATTGGATTGGTTATCTAATATTCAATCTCCTTTTGAAGACAAAAAATATAATATTGTAGAAATACAATTTAAAAATAATAGAAAAGAATTTTTTCTTAATCAAGAAAACATATCTCTTGATCAGGGTGATATTGTAACTGTAGAAACTAAATCCGGTATAGGATATGATGTAGGAGTAGTTTATTTAACTGGAGAATTGGTAAGATTACAAATAAAAAATCAAACTATTAATTCAAATACTTTTAAAAAAATATACAGAAAATCAACATATAAAGAAGTAAATATTTGGAAATATTTAAAAAAAAAAGAAATTACAATTCTTTTTAAAGCTAAAAAAATTGCAAAAAATCTAAATCTTATTATGAAAATTTGTGATGTTGAATATCAAGGAGATGGAGTAAAGGCTATTTTTTATTATACAGCTGAAAATAGAATTGACTTTAGAGAGTTAATTAAAAAATTATCTTTTCATTTTCATACGCGTATAGAAATGCGTCAAATAGGATCTAGACAAGAGGCTGCAAAAATTGGTGGAATCGGTTCTTGTGGTCGTGAACTTTGTTGTTCCACTTGGCTAAAAAAATTTAAAAGTGTAACAACCAATTCAGCAAGATATCAACAACTCTCTATAAATATTCAAAAATTAACCGGACAATGTAGTAAATTAAAATGTTGTTTGAATTATGAATTAGATGCTTACTTAGATGCTATAAAAAATTTTCCAGATTTCAATAGAAAAATTTACACAAAAAAAGGAGTAGCTCAATGTATGAAAATTGATGTTTTTAAACAAAAAATGTGGTTTTCTTATATTAAAAATCCCAATACTTGGTTTAAAATAGAAGTAAAAAAAATTAAAGAAATTTTAGAAAAAAATAAAATAGCACCTTCTTTGGAAAAATTATCAACTATCAATACTATTCAAAAAACAGAATTAACATTTAAAGATCTATCTATATAA